A region of Vitis vinifera cultivar Pinot Noir 40024 chromosome 13, ASM3070453v1 DNA encodes the following proteins:
- the LOC100266389 gene encoding ABSCISIC ACID-INSENSITIVE 5-like protein 2 — MGIQTMGSQGGGGGGGTGNGKQSQFQPLARQNSMYSLTLDEVQNQLGDLGKPLTSMNLDELLKNVWTVEANNSVGMDAEGAGLSNQSALQREPSLSLTGALSKKTVDEVWRDIQGHGKNSEEKKSRERQPTLGEMTLEDFLVKAGVVAEPSDKKIAGTVIGVDPNVGPQFPQQGQWMQYPQPQFPHPQQNMIGVYMPGQPMPQPLPMGPSSVMDVTYPDNQVALSSPLMGALSDTQAPGRKRVSQEDMIEKTVERRQKRMIKNRESAARSRARKQAYTNELENKVSRLEEENERLRKRKELEKMLPSAPPPEPKYQLRRTSSAPF, encoded by the exons ATGGGGATTCAGACTATGGGGTCTCAAggtggtggtggcggtggtggtACTGGTAATGGTAAACAATCTCAGTTTCAGCCATTGGCACGGCAAAACTCAATGTATAGTTTAACACTTGATGAGGTTCAAAATCAGTTAGGAGACTTGGGGAAACCGCTGACTAGTATGAACCTTGATGAGCTTCTCAAGAATGTGTGGACGGTTGAGGCTAATAATTCTGTGGGTATGGATGCTGAGGGTGCAGGTTTGAGTAACCAATCTGCTCTGCAACGAGAGCCTAGCCTGTCATTGACAGGTGCTCTTAGCAAGAAGACAGTTGATGAGGTCTGGCGAGATATACAAGGGCATGGCAAGAACAGTGAAGAGAAGAAATCTCGGGAGAGGCAGCCTACTTTGGGGGAGATGACATTGGAGGATTTCCTGGTAAAGGCGGGAGTTGTCGCTGAACCATCAGATAAAAAGATTGCTGGTACTGTTATTGGGGTTGATCCTAATGTAGGGCCACAATTCCCACAGCAGGGTCAGTGGATGCAGTACCCACAACCACAATTTCCGCATCCGCAACAGAATATGATAGGGGTTTATATGCCAGGCCAGCCAATGCCGCAGCCGCTACCCATGGGACCTAGCTCTGTCATGGATGTGACATATCCTGACAACCAAGTGGCCTTATCTTCTCCATTGATGGGAGCTTTATCAGATACACAGGCACCTGGGAGGAAAAGAGTTTCCCAAGAGGATATGATTGAGAAAACTGTTGAGAGGAGACAGAAGAGGATGATCAAGAATCGGGAATCTGCTGCCCGTTCAAGGGCCAGGAAGCAG GCTTACACAAATGAACTGGAGAACAAAGTTTCACGTCtggaagaggaaaatgaaaGGCTAAGGAAACGAAAG GAGCTGGAGAAGATGCTGCCAAGTGCACCACCCCCGGAACCCAAATACCAGCTTCGCAGAACGAGTTCAGCCCCATTCTGA